One Sinorhizobium mexicanum genomic region harbors:
- a CDS encoding alpha/beta hydrolase: MEHLQRTDMSRPRLSSHPAGLWGPFSTTGLLVGVLFFAVSLTPSLIPRPYLIQGTISGFSLAAGYAIGVLMRWLWSFFELPDASPRRQHTLKIVAGLVCAAAVAVFLWQTAGWQNTVRNIMGLEPIETAEPLKLGLIAASGFVVLVFLARLFRLTFQFLSRMLERLVTRPIARAIGGLAAIALFWSVADGLIFRFALRAADSSFQSLDAYIDAEVPPPSDPAKTGSAASLVNWDELGRRGREFIASGPTGAEIGGFFGGQAREPVRVYVGLNSADSARERAKLALEELKRAGGFERKSLIVVVPTGTGWVDPAALDPVEYLLHGDVASVAVQYSYLSSWLSLLVEPGYGADAANALFDEVYNYWRTLPKDQRPKLYLHGLSLGAMNSQGSVDLFDVISDPFQGALWSGPPFTSELWQSVTADRDPASPVWLPRYRDSSIIRFTHQQNALEIPGASWGAMRIVYLQYASDPVTFFDPHAFYREPQWMKAPRGPDVSPALSWFPVVTGLQLLADIALATTSPIGYGHVYAPEHYIDAWMAVTDPPAVTPEDVTRLKAQFKER; encoded by the coding sequence ATGGAACACCTTCAACGGACGGACATGTCGAGGCCGCGGCTTTCAAGCCATCCTGCGGGCCTCTGGGGTCCGTTTTCCACGACCGGGCTGCTCGTCGGCGTGCTGTTCTTCGCCGTTTCGCTCACACCGAGCCTCATTCCGCGGCCTTACTTGATCCAGGGAACGATATCCGGCTTCTCGCTCGCGGCCGGTTATGCAATCGGCGTGCTGATGCGCTGGCTCTGGTCCTTTTTCGAGCTTCCCGACGCCTCGCCGCGGCGTCAACACACGCTGAAGATCGTGGCGGGGCTCGTCTGCGCTGCGGCAGTCGCGGTGTTCCTGTGGCAGACCGCGGGATGGCAGAACACCGTCCGCAATATCATGGGTCTCGAACCGATCGAGACGGCGGAACCCTTGAAGCTCGGTCTCATCGCAGCGTCGGGCTTTGTCGTGCTCGTCTTTCTGGCGCGGCTGTTCCGGCTGACATTCCAGTTTCTCTCGCGCATGCTGGAACGTCTCGTCACGCGCCCTATCGCAAGGGCGATCGGCGGGCTCGCAGCCATTGCACTTTTCTGGTCCGTCGCCGATGGCCTGATCTTCAGGTTCGCATTGCGTGCCGCCGACAGTTCCTTTCAGAGCCTCGATGCCTATATCGACGCCGAGGTGCCGCCTCCGTCGGATCCGGCCAAGACGGGCAGCGCCGCATCGCTGGTCAACTGGGATGAGCTTGGGCGGCGGGGCCGAGAGTTTATCGCCTCCGGCCCTACGGGTGCCGAGATCGGCGGCTTCTTCGGCGGTCAGGCGCGGGAACCGGTCCGGGTCTATGTGGGGCTGAATTCTGCCGACTCCGCGAGGGAGCGGGCGAAGCTTGCCCTCGAAGAGCTGAAGCGCGCCGGCGGTTTCGAACGCAAGTCGCTGATCGTCGTCGTTCCAACCGGCACCGGCTGGGTCGATCCGGCGGCACTCGATCCCGTTGAGTACCTGCTGCACGGCGATGTCGCGAGCGTTGCGGTCCAATATTCCTATCTCTCGAGCTGGCTGTCGCTGCTGGTCGAGCCGGGCTACGGCGCCGATGCTGCCAATGCGCTGTTCGACGAGGTCTACAACTACTGGAGGACGCTGCCGAAGGACCAGCGGCCGAAGCTCTATCTCCACGGCCTGAGTCTTGGTGCGATGAACTCGCAAGGGTCGGTTGATCTGTTCGACGTCATAAGTGATCCCTTTCAGGGCGCGCTCTGGAGCGGGCCTCCTTTCACGAGCGAGCTGTGGCAATCGGTGACGGCGGATCGCGATCCTGCGTCCCCGGTCTGGCTGCCGCGCTACCGGGACAGTTCGATCATCCGTTTCACGCACCAGCAGAATGCGCTTGAGATTCCGGGCGCCAGTTGGGGGGCGATGCGGATCGTTTATCTGCAATATGCGAGCGACCCGGTGACGTTTTTCGATCCCCATGCCTTCTATCGCGAGCCGCAATGGATGAAAGCGCCGCGGGGGCCTGATGTCTCGCCTGCGCTAAGCTGGTTTCCAGTGGTGACCGGACTGCAGCTTCTCGCCGACATTGCTTTGGCGACGACGTCGCCGATCGGTTAC
- a CDS encoding Lrp/AsnC family transcriptional regulator yields MTQKIADEMDRRILKELLADARITNNELAERVGLSASPCLRRLRRLEESGVIRGYTALVDPAIEGWTMTAIATVRLSRQHEDEIVMFEEAIRGWDEVLECHLVTGSRDYVLKVMSAGLEQYERFIKEKIARLKCVASIETSFVMNTIKERRI; encoded by the coding sequence ATGACGCAGAAAATTGCCGATGAAATGGATCGCCGGATTCTGAAGGAACTGCTGGCCGACGCCAGGATCACCAACAATGAACTCGCAGAGCGCGTCGGGCTGTCGGCGTCGCCCTGCCTCAGGCGCCTGCGGCGGCTGGAGGAAAGCGGTGTCATCCGTGGCTATACAGCGCTCGTCGATCCGGCGATCGAAGGCTGGACGATGACGGCGATCGCGACCGTCCGGCTCAGCCGCCAGCACGAGGACGAAATAGTGATGTTCGAGGAGGCGATCCGCGGCTGGGACGAGGTGCTCGAATGCCACCTTGTCACCGGCTCGCGCGACTATGTTCTGAAGGTGATGAGTGCGGGGCTCGAACAATATGAGCGTTTCATCAAGGAAAAGATCGCCCGGTTGAAATGCGTCGCTTCGATCGAGACGAGTTTCGTGATGAACACGATCAAGGAGCGGCGGATCTAG